From Coffea arabica cultivar ET-39 chromosome 2e, Coffea Arabica ET-39 HiFi, whole genome shotgun sequence, the proteins below share one genomic window:
- the LOC113731244 gene encoding BEL1-like homeodomain protein 7, with amino-acid sequence MAAYFPGSENERDMSTMLHLRESLSSSYSNAPVLPGNLMMYMNYSSSSGSYSGALAGNSQNHGSSITDLLVASSSKASEQENLVDLGGQRFGEHDLTEWKNGRNSMLLMYPGGDAAGVLQNPQNMQIQGLSLTLSTHVPSGFQVSSLQCSSPNPGYSSLLSANPSIPAVGTGRNGYFENLDSSQSKQSRHIEYVSSGFPGSNSDTARADVSPYGMPSIARAVPNSKYLKAAQQLLDEVVNVRKALKEHNPKKGAMKDSKESHGDPKNGESDYPICGSSTNAQESSSNSASELSAAEKQDLQSKMSKLLAMMDEVDKRYKQYYHQMQIVVSSFDVIAGSEAARPYTALALQTISRHFRCLRDAINVQVQVTRRSLGEQDASTSSKAIGISRLRYVDQQIKQQRALQQLGMMQQHAWRPQRGLPESSVTVLRAWLFEHFLHPYPKDSDKIMLARQTGLTRSQVSNWFINARVRLWKPMVEEMYKEEAVDAEMDSNSSSDIAGKTVVGDVKESEGRGEDILQSTTSTVTERCSAEQLIESKSDYFPDVEMMETNIGRPFQNDSNVLPDTAVVQSIEGNGRYMVASAAAYHMSELERFENGSGVSLTLGLQHSDGGTVRMPIQTYQNYIPMRGDDKCSVAAPSMGVQAADFDCMDSGNQQNRFASSQTLHDFVA; translated from the exons ATGGCTGCATATTTTCCTGGttcagaaaatgaaagagatatGTCAACAATGCTCCACTTAAGGGAATCTTTATCTAGTTCTTATTCAAATGCACCAGTGCTTCCTGGAAATTTGATGATGTATATGAACTACTCATCTTCTTCGGGGTCATATTCAGGTGCATTGGCAGGAAATTCACAAAACCATGGCAGCAGCATTACTGATCTGCTAGTAGCTTCAAGTTCCAAAGCATCTGAACAAGAAAATCTGGTTGACCTTGGAGGGCAGAGATTTGGGGAGCATGACTTGACTGAATGGAAAAATGGTAGAAATAGCATGCTATTAATGTACCCTGGGGGTGATGCTGCTGGTGTCCTTCAAAATCCACAAAACATGCAGATTCAGGGATTATCTCTTACTCTGAGTACACATGTACCATCAGGTTTTCAAGTGTCATCACTACAATGTAGTTCTCCTAATCCTGGTTATTCTTCCTTGTTGAGCGCTAATCCATCTATACCAGCTGTAGGCACTGGTAGAAATGGGTACTTTGAAAATCTTGATAGTTCCCAAAGTAAACAGTCAAGACACATCGAGTATGTTTCTTCTGGCTTTCCAGGAAGCAATTCAGATACAGCACGAGCTGATGTATCTCCTTATGGAATGCCAAGCATTGCAAGAGCTGTTCCAAATTCGAAGTATCTGAAGGCAGCTCAGCAACTGCTTGATGAAGTTGTTAATGTGAGAAAAGCTCTCAAGGAGCATAATCCAAAGAAGGGTGCAATGAAAGATTCCAAAGAATCACATGGAGATCCAAAAAATGGAGAGTCAGATTATCCAATATGTGGATCATCTACAAATGCACAAGAATCAAGCAGTAACTCTGCCAGTGAACTTTCTGCAGCTGAGAAACAAGATTTGCAGAGTAAAATGTCAAAGCTTTTGGCAATGATGGATGAG GTTGACAAAAGGTACAAACAGTATTATCATCAAATGCAGATTGTAGTGTCATCATTTGATGTTATAGCGGGATCTGAGGCTGCACGACCATACACAGCTCTTGCCCTCCAGACAATTTCCCGTCACTTTCGGTGCTTGCGAGATGCAATCAATGTGCAGGTTCAAGTAACAAGGAGAAGTCTTGGTGAGCAAGATGCTTCAACAAGCAGTAAAGCGATTGGAATATCTCGCCTCCGGTATGTAGACCAACAGATCAAACAGCAGAGAGCCCTGCAGCAGCTTGGTATGATGCAGCAACATGCCTGGAGGCCACAGAGAGGGCTGCCTGAAAGTTCTGTTACAGTTTTACGTGCTTGGCTTTTTGAGCATTTTCTTCATCC CTACCCTAAAGATTCTGACAAGATCATGCTGGCAAGGCAGACTGGCTTAACAAGAAGTCAG GTCTCAAACTGGTTTATAAATGCAAGAGTGCGTCTTTGGAAGCCCATGGTTGAGGAGATGTACAAGGAAGAGGCTGTTGATGCTGAAATGGACTCCAATTCTTCATCTGATATTGCTGGAAAAACCGTAGTTGGTGATGTCAAGGAATCTGAAGGTAGAGGCGAAGATATACTACAAAGTACAACTTCAACAGTTACTGAGCGATGCAGTGCCGAGCAATTGATTGAGTCAAAGTCTGATTATTTTCCGGATGTAGAAATGATGGAAACGAATATTGGTCGACCATTTCAGAATGACTCCAATGTTTTACCGGATACAGCAGTTGTTCAATCAATAGAAGGCAACGGTAGATATATGGTAGCTTCTGCTGCTGCATACCACATGTCTGAGCTGGAAAGGTTTGAGAATGGCAGTGGAGTGTCCCTCACCTTGGGGTTGCAACACAGCGATGGAGGCACCGTGCGAATGCCCATCCAAACTTACCAGAATTATATCCCCATGAGAGGGGATGATAAGTGCAGTGTAGCAGCACCTTCCATGGGTGTACAGGCTGCAGATTTTGACTGCATGGACTCGGGAAATCAGCAGAATCGATTTGCCTCCTCTCAAACTTTGCATgattttgtagcctga